From one Maniola jurtina chromosome 5, ilManJurt1.1, whole genome shotgun sequence genomic stretch:
- the LOC123865475 gene encoding protein Wnt-5b-like isoform X2 produces the protein MGLLEFKEWINQTEVFSDKSRMCSKLHGLTPGQRRVCRRHKDHMPAVGEGVRQGIRECQHQFEHRRWNCTITGDETVFGPLTLIASRETAFTHAITAAGVSLSISRACRDGRLSSCGCSRASRPRHLHNDWVWGGCGDNLEYGYKFTEGFVDIRERERKVKRGSREQGRQLMNRHNNEAGRRAVIRKSRVTCKCHGVSGSCSLITCWQQLATFREIGDYLRDKYEGATEVKVSRRGKLRLSNPNYSLPTAQDLVYLEESPNYCIRNVSLGSPGTTGRECNKTAAGIDGCALMCCGRGYNTKKIVVKERCECKFHWCCRVDCNTCVKTMEVYTCK, from the exons ATGGGCCTCCTGGAATTCAAGGAATGGATAAACCAGACCGAAGTCTTCTCAGACAAGTCGCGCATGTGTTCCAAGCTGCACGGGCTAACTCCTGGCCAGCGCAGGGTCTGCCGGCGACATAAGGACCACATGCCAGCAGTCGGGGAAGGAGTCCGGCAAGGGATAAGGGAATGCCAGCATCAGTTTGAGCACCGACGGTGGAACTGCACCATCACCGGAGATGAAACTGTTTTCGGACCTTTGACATTGATTG CGTCAAGAGAAACCGCCTTCACACACGCCATAACAGCGGCCGGGGTGTCACTATCCATTTCCCGCGCGTGTCGAGACGGCAGGCTTTCCTCCTGCGGCTGCAGTCGAGCGTCCAGGCCGCGGCATTTGCACAACGACTGGGTTTGGGGCGGCTGCGGGGACAACCTTGAGTATGGATACAA ATTCACGGAAGGCTTCGTGGACATACGGGAACGAGAACGCAAAGTGAAGCGAGGCAGTCGCGAGCAGGGCCGCCAGCTGATGAACAGACACAACAACGAGGCCGGCAGGAGG GCTGTCATACGGAAGTCGCGGGTGACTTGCAAGTGCCACGGCGTGTCGGGCTCCTGCAGCCTCATCACCTGCTGGCAACAGCTGGCCACCTTCAGGGAAATTG gAGACTATCTACGCGACAAATATGAAGGTGCTACGGAAGTCAAGGTGTCTCGACGAGGGAAACTGAGGCTTAGTAATCCGAACTACAGTCTGCCGACTGCACAAGATCTCGTCTATTTGGAAGAGTCACCCAATTACTGTATTCGAAACGTTTCATTG GGTTCACCAGGCACAACGGGCAGAGAATGCAACAAAACTGCAGCCGGCATAGACGGCTGTGCACTCATGTGTTGCGGTCGTGGATACAACACCAAGAAGATCGTTGTGAAGGAAAGATGCGAGTGCAAGTTCCACTGGTGCTGTCGAGTGGATTGCAACACTTGCGTTAAGACTATGGAAGTGTATACTTGTAAATAg
- the LOC123865445 gene encoding caldesmon-like isoform X4: MLKAGEYSPNNPLIRGERTSGDVLLGLGEYERRRNTLRKIRQRQYKEYLDQQAKKKQEAKEQAERERKEREERERLREERERERLEQERIESPVGRRGSVSHTYVSGANNTYITKVDTGVQVDRRSTPLSVAVQTDDDTLYRTTSSPGNNLLTQAERELSPHTVGDGGDGKQMQCDSHQWEWKTLDRNHERRRSYGDFDDRMSVARKPRERLYSELRHNYMPSIFDAEAIRLRNEQAEKEAAERRHSYQQELKNQILEQQKIKEERKNREKMLEAAEMRRLEEQLRSLKMAQERETHRQHDISTAMKENATEYERKRATLQKEIDLEHQALLKAAIHPKRHANTSKSDSPVHTKHSKLPFFYKYDQKPTYSTNIPDNSIFSQNYDVESYLRRNLNPSKESLYSNKIDNKNTVIEKALVHEMPKELRNLNENKERFYEKETRNFSVNMEKDTRNFSKNMEKDTRNFPENMEKDTKRNIPGKLDNLYGYSRTVRKFSENMPIDTRKYSENVEKLHENYIDSNKLAENMERNRNEEKVFDTLPIPVLRHSPKPKVNFEEKSSELSEKMQIVEDKWKVPVVQKNILKSLPNEKGKNVSILTQLGSIRRQLQLEQLKLDKMLAKTHN; the protein is encoded by the exons ATGCTGAAAGCCGGCGAGTATTCTCCCAACAACCCGCTGATCCGAGGCGAGAGGACCTCCGGCGATGTCCTCCTCGGCCTCGGCGAATACGAGCGACGCCGCAACACGCTGCGCAAGATACGACAGCGCCAGTACAAGGAGTACCTCGACCAG CAAGCAAAAAAGAAGCAAGAAGCCAAAGAACAAGCGGAGCGCGAGCGTAAGGAgagagaagagagagagagacttCGCGAGGAGAGAGAACGAGAGAGGTTAGAGCAGGAGAGGATAGAGAGTCCAGTGGGACGGCGAGGCAGCGTCAGTCATACCTATGTGTCGGGAGCTAATAACACTTATATCAC TAAAGTGGACACGGGCGTGCAAGTGGACCGCCGCAGCACGCCGCTGTCGGTGGCCGTGCAGACGGACGACGACACGCTGTACAGA ACAACTTCTTCCCCGGGCAACAACCTTTTAACGCAAGCGGAAAGGGAGCTGTCTCCGCACACTGTGGGGGATGGCGGCGACGGCAAGCAGATGCAGTGCGATTCCCACCAGTGGGAATGGAAAACTTTGGACAGGAACCACGAGCGACGACGCAGCTATGGGGATTTTGACG ACCGCATGTCGGTGGCGCGCAAGCCGCGCGAGCGCCTGTACTCGGAACTGCGTCACAACTACATGCCCTCCATATTTGACGCCGAGGCCATCCGCTTGAGGAACGAACAAGCAGAAAAG GAAGCCGCAGAAAGACGTCACTCGTACCAGCAAGAGTTAAAGAATCAAATACTGGAGCAGCAGAAGATTAAAGAAGAGAGGAAGAATAGAGAAAA AATGCTGGAGGCGGCGGAGATGCGCCGCTTGGAAGAACAGTTGCGTTCGCTGAAGATGGCGCAGGAGAGAGAGACGCACAGACAACACGACATCAGCACTGCG ATGAAAGAGAACGCAACCGAGTACGAAAGAAAAAGAGCAACTCTTCAAAAGGAGATCGACTTAGAACATCAGGCGCTCTTAAAAGCGGCCATCCACCCCAAAAGACACGCCAACACATCCAAAAGCGATTCTCCAGTGCACACCAAACATTCAAAACTACCATTTTTCTACAAATACGATCAAAAACCAACATATTCTACCAACATTCCAGATAATTCCATTTTCTCGCAAAACTACGACGTCGAAAGCTATTTAAGAAGAAACCTTAATCCATCCAAAGAAAGTCTATATTCGAATAAAATTGATAACAAAAATACCGTCATAGAAAAAGCCCTAGTTCACGAAATGCCAAAAGAATTGAGAAATTTGAACgaaaataaagaaagattttACGAAAAAGAGACGAGAAATTTTTCTGTAAATATGGAAAAAGATACTAgaaatttttccaaaaatatggaAAAAGATACTAGGAATTTTCCAGAAAATATGGAAAAAGATACTAAAAGAAATATTCCTGGAAAACTGGATAACTTATACGGGTATTCCAGGACCGTAAGAAAGTTTTCGGAAAATATGCCGATAGATACCAGAAAATATTCGGAAAATGTCGAAAAGTTACACGAAAATTACATAGATTCGAACAAATTAGCCGAAAATATGGAAAGAAATAGAAATGAAGAAAAAGTTTTCGACACGCTGCCTATACCTGTTTTGAGGCATTCTCCAAAACCGAAAGTCAATTTTGAGGAGAAATCGTCTGAATTGAGTGAGAAAATGCAAATAGTTGAAGACAAATGGAAAGTGCCTGTTGTTCAGAAGAACATATTGAAGTCTCTGCCAAACGAGAAGGGTAAGAATGTTAGTATTTTAACACAGTTGGGGTCCATACGACGACAGCTGCAGTTGGAACAGTTAAAATTAGACAAAATGTTGGCTAAAACCcataattaa
- the LOC123865462 gene encoding endoribonuclease rege-1-like — MGKNSKQRNRSKNAHATKVQKNNKILRKKSSKTNKNIKVLFDRLRNGSDSSSPSCSNNTVIELDCSEIKQDKQNLTSSFFIGDGEDGNLIINNAPCPEQCSTPLSSKHNSKMESPLRTNNNSNSIQNFQQEVEDLTREINRDSYLTIDLTNDTTLNTTNPQTTVIDLANTTDNHTVSNTNLSMSGDSDVTVVNVGRRKDRVNSTQMKKFLNAIANMDSSQKGTLLDLMAQRIFNGCNGTSSKTSLPSLKTGAARAPESAEDTYIKQVILGRQVSRNSIGSNIYNPERDIRNKTGLRMIVIDGSNVAMQHSRGRVFSVKGLKICIEYFVQRGHAVKAFVPQFRCKAGKSTDGKLLSQLERQGLVVFTPSREIQGRLINSYDDRYIVQCAAEFDGVIVSGDNYRDLLLENPRWRHVIENRLLQFTWVGDMIMFPRDPLGRNGPTLEQFLRHSPTV, encoded by the exons ATGGggaaaaattcaaaacaaagaAATCGTTCT AAAAATGCACATGCTACAAAGGTACAAAAGAACAATAAGATTCTAAGGAAGAAGTCAAGTAAAACCAACAAGAATATAAAAGTATTGTTTGATCGCCTTCGTAATGGAAGTGACTCATCTTCTCCAAGCTGCTCCAACAATACTGTCATAGAACTTGACTGTTCAGAGATCAAGCAAGACAAACAAAACCTAACCAGTAGTTTTTTCATTGGGGATGGTGAAGAtggtaatttaataataaataatgctcCTTGCCCTGAACAATGCTCAACGCCTTTATCCAGCAAACATAATTCAAAAATGGAATCACCTCTCCGAACAAACAATAATTCAAACTCCATACAGAATTTTCAACAAGAAGTGGAGGATTTAACGAGAGAAATTAATAGAGATTCTTATTTAACAATAGATTTAACAAATGATACTACTCTTAATACTACAAATCCGCAAACTACAGTCATAGATTTAGCTAATACCACAGACAATCACACAGTGTCAAATACGAATTTGTCTATGAGCGGAGATTCTGATGTTACTGTAGTAAATGTTGGGAGACGTAAAGATCGAGTGAACAGCACACAAATGAAGAAGTTTTTGAATGCAATAGCAAATATGGATTCCTCACAAAAAGGAACATTGTTAGATCTTATGGCACAAAGGATTTTTAATGGTTGCAATGGAACTAGCAGTAAAACTAGTTTGCCGAGCCTTAAG actGGCGCCGCACGCGCACCTGAGTCAGCGGAGGACACGTACATAAAGCAGGTGATACTGGGCAGGCAGGTCTCCCGCAACAGCATCGGCAGCAACATCTACAACCCCGAGCGAGACATACGTAACAAGACCGGCTTGAGGATGATTGTTATAGATGGCAGCAACGTTGCTATGCA GCACAGCCGGGGCAGAGTTTTTTCAGTAAAGGGGCTAAAAATATGCATTGAATATTTTGTGCAGCGCGGACATGCTGTCAAGGCCTTTGTGCCCCAATTCag GTGTAAAGCAGGCAAAAGCACAGACGGCAAACTGCTCAGCCAGTTGGAGAGACAAGGGCTCGTGGTGTTCACGCCCTCCCGCGAGATACAGGGCAGATTGATCAATTCCTATGACGACAG ATACATAGTGCAGTGCGCAGCGGAGTTCGATGGAGTCATAGTGTCCGGAGACAATTACAGGGACCTGCTGCTCGAAAACCCAAGATGGCGGCATGTCATAGAGAATAGACTTCTGCAGTTCACGTGGGTCGGGGATATGATCATGTTCCCCCGGGACCCCCTGGGGCGAAATGGACCCACACTGGAACAATTTCTAAGACACTCCCCAACTGTGTAG